One Nostoc sp. UHCC 0302 DNA window includes the following coding sequences:
- the petE gene encoding plastocyanin produces MKLMATSWRRFSLAVLTILLVVSSFAVFTPSAAAETYQVKLGSDKGLLAFEPKKLSIKPGDTIEWVNNKVPPHNIVFDKDKNPAKSADLAKSLSHKQLLMTPGQKQTTTFPADAPAGDYTFYCEPHRGAGMVGKITVEG; encoded by the coding sequence ATGAAATTAATGGCGACAAGCTGGAGACGCTTTAGTTTAGCTGTTTTGACAATTCTTTTAGTTGTTAGCAGTTTTGCTGTTTTTACTCCCAGTGCTGCGGCTGAAACATACCAAGTCAAACTAGGTAGCGACAAAGGACTACTAGCATTTGAACCGAAAAAGTTGTCAATTAAACCAGGCGACACAATTGAATGGGTAAATAACAAAGTTCCTCCCCATAATATTGTGTTTGATAAGGACAAAAACCCTGCGAAGAGCGCCGATTTAGCTAAATCTCTGTCTCATAAGCAGTTACTGATGACTCCTGGTCAAAAGCAAACAACAACCTTTCCTGCGGACGCACCTGCTGGTGATTACACCTTCTACTGCGAACCACACCGTGGTGCTGGCATGGTTGGCAAAATCACCGTTGAAGGCTAG
- a CDS encoding c-type cytochrome, producing MRIFLLMFLLAIALFKLTFIRPALAAEISNGAKIFDSNCASCHIGGGNILINQKTLKKEALSKYLADYNSDSIQAIISQVQNGKNAMPAFKGKLSNEEIIEVAAYVFQQAEQGW from the coding sequence TTGAGAATATTTTTATTAATGTTTCTGTTGGCGATCGCCTTGTTTAAATTAACATTCATTCGTCCAGCACTAGCCGCCGAAATATCCAATGGTGCTAAAATTTTTGATTCTAACTGTGCCTCTTGCCATATAGGTGGAGGTAACATTCTTATTAATCAAAAAACCCTAAAAAAAGAAGCATTGTCAAAATACTTGGCAGATTATAATAGTGACTCAATTCAGGCGATTATCTCTCAGGTACAGAATGGTAAAAATGCTATGCCTGCCTTTAAAGGCAAGTTGAGCAATGAAGAGATTATAGAGGTAGCCGCTTACGTTTTCCAGCAAGCAGAACAAGGCTGGTAA